One Phocaeicola dorei genomic region harbors:
- a CDS encoding RagB/SusD family nutrient uptake outer membrane protein — protein sequence MKYTKYLAILAAAFMMGSCSDDFLDKEPSENASEDQIKDLLDKDPTAIQAYITGYYKNMFSPEAQQSHDDFGLKAFELATDLMGDDMAYMTSHFFVYDYLLDNRASSYRRTTTYWQELYAVISGANEVISGLKEQADSGDESVEKMLGQSYTIRAYCYFWLINMYQQPYEWNKDKLGIPIYTESETKLNRVPVGEVYEQILSDIDKGYNYLKGKGISKKDELNEYAAAAIYANILSFVNDYPDQWNEVAKYAKLAIEGGSLMSEKELLSGFNDLSLSEVLWGADINGETNTFYASFMSQVDPYGPGYGGNLGNYKMISSDLYEKISDNDIRKKWFGVDLGEANTHYKVRQYVQRKFIDVGSTAPGFTPTGDTFCSDYIYLRTGEMYFVAAEALYRAGKESEAKTMLTTIMKTRNPKYETSATSDALLQEIELQKRIEMWGEGRRLFDMKRRNESLDRTHAINHSAIAPKEVPAGSKLFIYQIPDKELNANSEITDKNE from the coding sequence ATGAAATATACAAAATATTTAGCAATATTGGCTGCAGCGTTTATGATGGGATCTTGTAGCGATGACTTTTTGGACAAGGAACCTTCAGAAAATGCATCAGAGGACCAAATTAAAGATTTGCTTGATAAAGATCCTACAGCTATTCAAGCATACATTACAGGATATTACAAAAATATGTTTTCTCCGGAAGCACAGCAAAGTCATGATGATTTCGGGTTAAAGGCATTTGAATTGGCCACAGACTTGATGGGAGATGATATGGCGTATATGACTTCACACTTCTTCGTATATGATTATCTGCTTGACAACCGTGCTTCAAGTTATCGTCGTACTACCACTTACTGGCAAGAATTATATGCTGTAATCAGTGGTGCAAATGAAGTAATCAGCGGTCTGAAAGAACAAGCGGACAGCGGTGATGAGAGTGTTGAGAAGATGCTGGGACAAAGTTACACTATACGTGCTTACTGCTATTTTTGGTTAATAAACATGTACCAACAACCTTATGAATGGAATAAAGATAAATTAGGTATTCCTATTTATACTGAATCTGAAACCAAATTGAATCGTGTTCCTGTAGGTGAGGTCTATGAACAGATATTAAGTGATATAGATAAAGGATATAATTATTTGAAAGGAAAAGGAATATCCAAGAAAGATGAATTAAATGAATATGCAGCAGCTGCTATTTATGCAAACATTCTTTCATTTGTTAATGATTATCCCGATCAATGGAATGAAGTTGCTAAATACGCAAAATTGGCTATTGAAGGTGGCTCACTGATGAGTGAAAAAGAATTACTTTCCGGCTTTAATGACCTTTCTTTGAGCGAAGTGTTGTGGGGGGCTGATATTAATGGTGAAACGAATACATTCTACGCTTCATTCATGAGTCAAGTTGATCCTTACGGTCCGGGATATGGTGGTAATTTAGGAAATTACAAAATGATTTCCAGTGATTTGTATGAAAAAATTTCAGATAATGACATTCGTAAAAAATGGTTTGGAGTTGATTTGGGAGAAGCAAATACTCATTATAAAGTAAGACAATATGTGCAGCGCAAATTTATTGATGTAGGTTCTACCGCGCCTGGTTTTACTCCTACAGGTGATACTTTTTGCTCTGACTATATTTATTTGCGTACTGGTGAAATGTATTTTGTAGCTGCAGAAGCATTATATAGGGCAGGGAAAGAAAGTGAAGCCAAAACAATGCTGACTACGATTATGAAAACTCGTAATCCAAAATATGAAACATCCGCAACAAGTGATGCACTTTTACAAGAAATTGAACTTCAAAAGCGTATTGAAATGTGGGGTGAAGGTCGTCGTTTATTTGATATGAAACGTCGTAATGAAAGTTTGGATAGGACACATGCAATTAATCATAGTGCGATTGCTCCAAAGGAAGTCCCTGCAGGTAGTAAATTATTCATTTATCAAATCCCCGATAAAGAGTTAAATGCCAATAGTGAGATTACTGATAAAAACGAATAA
- a CDS encoding SusC/RagA family TonB-linked outer membrane protein, whose amino-acid sequence MASQEVSIKQNVSIILKSDTKVLGEVMVVAYGTAKKESFTGSASVINNKKLELRPISNVTKGLEGQTTGLLTTSGSGQPGEAAKIVIRGYGSINASQDPLYVVDGIPFSGDMSSINPADIESMTVLKDASAGALYGARGANGVIMITTKQGKEGKTKVSWRSTAGWSSRSLKAYDMVDQKEFVQLTYEGLRNGYIFDNGYNWEAAGRQASADLGGVLGGEQYNPFKNYTWGTIIDPATGRVQGDATSAWNESWMDAIQRDNAFRHEHQLSVNGGTEKTKYMFSLGYLNEDGILINTGFQRYNARANINTEVNKWMKTGLNVSLSNSTQNFSDYEGSSNSNVWYSAQFMAPIYPVYIKGEDGKDVLDADGNRQLDYGDGSVQRPQYSDFNPVGGLVDDKADIKTDVAGLRTFLAFGSDSEDAGWAKGIKLTLNFGLDYRNKSQKSYMNMHHGNQAAAGGLLMKYNRRTQSYTFNQLLTWGRSFNFHNIDLLVGHEFYAYKYEFLSAGKTNLVDGILELRPGTNLYNADSYSEDYRVESFFGRFNYNFNEKYYFSASIRTDGSSRFQKDNRWGTFWSVGANWRISQEKFMQNLTWISNLSAKISYGEQGNDNLLRYDSLEGGYVPDYYPWQGLYPLEYPNANQVGGLIGALENKKLSWEKSGNLNVGIEASMFDGRLNVSAEYYNRKTTDMLLGYPKATSSGFSEYNANIGSMRNTGFEFSLGGSLIKTTDFIWNLTWMGSTVTNKVLKLTGESPEIIKGVFSIKEGMPINTYYMAKSAGVDPATGAQLYWVYDKDDNGNITNEYISSDYQKAANSKYYSGSRIPDLYGSINTDFSYKNFDLSILGTYSIGGKVYDSLYAGSMEVMYAGNTWNKHALRRWQQPGDITDVPRIQIGGSYTASDRFLVDASYFAIKNITLGYTIPKQWLKKAGLESVRIFGSVDNLALFSHLDGMDPQYNFKGETDYSYAPNKTYSVGFEINF is encoded by the coding sequence ATGGCTAGTCAAGAGGTTTCTATCAAACAGAATGTTAGCATCATTTTAAAATCTGATACTAAAGTGCTTGGAGAAGTGATGGTTGTTGCATATGGTACTGCAAAAAAGGAATCTTTTACAGGATCAGCATCCGTTATTAATAATAAGAAACTGGAATTACGTCCTATAAGTAATGTTACTAAAGGATTGGAAGGACAGACTACAGGTCTGTTAACAACTTCAGGCTCAGGTCAACCTGGCGAAGCTGCCAAGATCGTGATTCGCGGTTACGGTTCCATCAATGCCTCACAAGATCCTTTGTATGTAGTTGATGGAATACCTTTTAGTGGAGATATGAGTTCTATCAATCCTGCCGATATTGAAAGCATGACAGTTTTAAAAGATGCTTCAGCCGGAGCCCTTTATGGAGCCCGTGGTGCAAATGGTGTAATTATGATTACTACCAAACAAGGAAAAGAAGGCAAGACTAAGGTATCTTGGCGTTCTACGGCAGGTTGGTCTTCACGTTCCTTGAAAGCCTATGACATGGTTGACCAAAAAGAATTTGTACAGTTAACGTATGAAGGTTTACGCAACGGATATATCTTTGACAATGGATATAACTGGGAAGCTGCCGGTAGACAAGCATCAGCAGATTTAGGTGGCGTTTTAGGTGGAGAACAATATAATCCATTTAAAAATTACACATGGGGAACAATTATAGATCCTGCAACAGGTAGAGTGCAGGGTGATGCTACATCCGCATGGAATGAATCTTGGATGGATGCAATACAAAGAGACAATGCATTTCGTCATGAACACCAGTTGTCTGTTAATGGAGGTACAGAAAAGACCAAATATATGTTCTCTTTGGGATATTTAAATGAAGATGGCATCTTGATTAATACCGGTTTCCAACGTTATAATGCCCGTGCAAACATAAACACAGAAGTGAATAAATGGATGAAGACTGGATTGAATGTGTCACTTTCCAATTCCACACAAAATTTCAGTGATTACGAAGGTTCATCTAATTCAAATGTGTGGTACTCTGCACAATTTATGGCTCCGATTTACCCGGTGTATATAAAGGGAGAAGATGGTAAAGATGTATTAGATGCCGATGGAAATCGCCAACTGGACTACGGTGACGGTAGTGTACAACGCCCACAGTATAGTGATTTCAATCCCGTAGGCGGTTTGGTAGATGACAAGGCTGATATAAAAACAGATGTAGCCGGTTTGCGCACATTTTTGGCATTCGGCTCAGATTCGGAAGATGCCGGATGGGCTAAAGGTATTAAGCTGACTTTAAACTTTGGTCTGGACTACCGGAACAAATCTCAAAAATCATATATGAATATGCACCATGGTAATCAGGCAGCTGCCGGCGGTTTGTTGATGAAATATAACAGAAGAACCCAATCTTATACTTTTAACCAGTTACTGACATGGGGGCGTTCTTTTAACTTTCATAACATCGATCTTTTGGTTGGTCATGAATTTTATGCATACAAATATGAATTTCTGTCTGCCGGAAAAACCAATTTAGTAGATGGTATTCTTGAATTGCGTCCGGGTACAAATCTATACAATGCAGACTCGTATTCGGAAGATTATCGTGTGGAATCCTTCTTTGGGAGATTCAATTATAACTTTAATGAAAAATATTATTTTTCAGCCTCTATCCGTACGGACGGTTCTTCACGCTTCCAAAAAGATAACCGTTGGGGTACTTTCTGGTCTGTCGGTGCCAACTGGAGAATTTCACAAGAAAAGTTTATGCAGAATTTGACTTGGATTTCTAATTTATCAGCTAAAATCAGTTATGGTGAACAAGGTAATGATAATCTGTTAAGATATGATAGTCTTGAAGGAGGATATGTACCGGATTATTATCCTTGGCAAGGACTCTATCCATTGGAATATCCGAATGCCAATCAAGTAGGAGGTCTGATCGGTGCTTTGGAAAACAAAAAACTTTCATGGGAAAAAAGCGGTAATTTAAATGTCGGTATTGAGGCAAGTATGTTTGACGGACGCTTGAATGTTAGTGCTGAATATTATAACCGCAAAACAACGGATATGTTGCTGGGATACCCTAAGGCTACTTCTAGTGGATTCTCTGAATACAATGCGAATATCGGTTCTATGCGTAATACCGGGTTTGAATTTAGTTTAGGTGGTTCCCTTATCAAAACCACTGATTTTATATGGAACTTAACTTGGATGGGCTCTACTGTAACCAATAAAGTGCTGAAACTAACTGGGGAATCTCCTGAAATTATCAAAGGAGTTTTCAGTATTAAAGAGGGAATGCCTATTAATACATATTATATGGCTAAATCTGCCGGTGTGGATCCTGCAACAGGAGCGCAGCTCTATTGGGTATATGATAAGGATGATAATGGCAACATCACTAACGAATATATCAGCAGTGACTATCAAAAAGCTGCGAACAGCAAATATTATTCCGGCAGCCGTATACCTGATTTATATGGTAGTATCAATACCGATTTCTCTTACAAGAATTTCGATTTGTCAATATTGGGTACATATTCTATAGGAGGTAAAGTTTATGATTCATTATACGCTGGTTCTATGGAAGTTATGTATGCAGGCAATACATGGAACAAACATGCTTTGAGACGTTGGCAACAACCTGGTGACATCACAGATGTACCTCGTATTCAAATTGGAGGTTCCTACACAGCTTCAGACCGTTTTTTAGTTGATGCTTCATACTTTGCTATCAAAAATATCACTTTGGGCTACACTATTCCCAAACAATGGCTAAAGAAGGCCGGGCTAGAGTCTGTCCGCATATTCGGATCGGTAGATAATCTCGCTTTATTTTCTCATTTGGACGGTATGGACCCACAGTATAACTTCAAGGGCGAAACAGACTATTCTTATGCTCCCAACAAGACTTATTCAGTAGGTTTTGAAATTAATTTCTAA
- a CDS encoding IS5 family transposase, giving the protein MTQYPTDLTEKQWQVIKNILEPQARNRKHSLKEIMNAILYINKTGCQWRMLPSDFAPWQTVYYYFRKWKLEGVFEEVMDTLHAFIRKQAGRQESPSLGIMDSRSVKTSHHVDSDRGIDGNKKIKGRKEHIIVDTLGLPLAVAIHEANLHDSKGAPQAIEKLAYKFPRLVKILADGGYRGDLADWVKKKFGWILEVVLRPDECPSKFQVLPKRWIVERSFSWLENFRRLTIDYEFLAETAEAMVQIAFIQIMLNRFIE; this is encoded by the coding sequence ATGACACAGTATCCAACCGACCTGACTGAAAAACAGTGGCAAGTTATAAAAAATATTTTAGAGCCGCAAGCGAGGAACCGAAAACATTCGCTTAAAGAGATAATGAATGCCATCCTTTATATCAACAAGACCGGCTGCCAGTGGCGTATGCTTCCTTCTGACTTCGCCCCTTGGCAAACCGTCTATTACTACTTCCGTAAATGGAAGCTTGAAGGCGTGTTTGAAGAAGTGATGGATACCTTGCACGCTTTCATCCGTAAACAGGCAGGACGGCAGGAAAGTCCCAGTCTTGGCATCATGGATTCCAGAAGCGTAAAGACTTCCCATCATGTTGATTCAGACCGTGGTATAGACGGGAACAAGAAAATCAAAGGACGGAAAGAGCACATCATTGTCGATACGCTTGGCCTTCCGTTAGCCGTCGCAATCCATGAGGCCAACCTGCATGACAGCAAGGGCGCCCCACAAGCCATAGAAAAACTCGCTTATAAATTTCCGCGTTTGGTGAAAATCCTGGCGGACGGAGGCTACAGGGGAGATTTGGCTGATTGGGTCAAGAAGAAATTCGGATGGATATTGGAGGTCGTACTCAGACCGGACGAATGTCCATCCAAATTTCAGGTACTGCCCAAACGCTGGATTGTGGAACGCTCTTTCTCATGGCTGGAAAACTTCAGAAGGCTGACCATCGATTACGAATTCCTTGCTGAAACCGCAGAAGCTATGGTACAGATTGCATTCATCCAAATCATGCTTAACAGATTTATCGAATGA
- a CDS encoding SusC/RagA family TonB-linked outer membrane protein: MKRKLMLLLTCLFVGIGLVTAQITKVTGTVISEEDGLPVVGASILVKGTTVGTVTDMDGKFTLSNVPSSAKTLVVSFIGMATQEVAIRQTVNITLKSDTEMLDDVVVVAYGTAKKSSFTGSATAVSGEKIAKMQVSSVSKALEGAAAGVQVINTSGQPGENAKIRIRGIGSFSASSAPLYVVDGMPYDEESVNALNPADIESMSILKDAASASLYGSRAANGVVMITTKKGMVDKSKVTLDARWGVNTRGVPEYDIMKDQREYVLTAWNTLKNQSTGAEASEGLIGSIGYNPFIGVANNAMVSADGVVSSAALRHNDDWADAALHNGMRQEYNLSLQGGNAKTTHFLSLGYLKDEGILRHTDFERISARANINHTVNKFIDINGNLAYARAEKNAGQSQNASLSNYSNAFMFTQQIAPIYPVYAYDENGNRIYDEEGNTVYDFGDGTYSTRMGGFSNQNVAANSGLDVHQTLNDNFNGRGTININIIDGLKATANIGYDLMNQIRTDHMNQLYGDAANVNGRTYKYNQRIESFTANQLLTYSKAFGHHNIDIMAGHESYSYTLKYQYTHKYNFYTIGNPEFNNAITMSDMNSYTQEHSMESFFGRVNYDFDNKYYLSASIRSDESSKFHPDHRRGTFWSVGGSWRLTQEEFLKDVEWLSNLKLKASYGTQGNDGILDINGYVVYQPYLKQYSVTNNNGDFSVVETYRGNKDLTWEKSKNLNIGLEAAFLNNRLKLETEYFLKKTSDMLYNMPYPISSGISYVPMNLLDMQNKGIEFTISATPIQTKDFIWNLSFNGTHYSNKILNLPEDKRENGIIHGTASLFRLMEGGSIYDLYTYEYAGVNPETGAAQWYMDEKDANGKVTGRTVTEDYTQASKYELGSTLPDFQGGFSTDFAYKGIDLSIATNFQIGGKIYDSMYSSFMHAGSNIGSNWHKDILNAWTPENKNTNVPIMDGAQNSNSQSSRFLINASFFNIRNISLGYTFPKEWMKAISASSARIYVSADNVALFSKRKGMDPRQYAYGYSAANYSAIRTLSFGINLNF, encoded by the coding sequence ATGAAAAGAAAATTAATGCTGTTATTGACCTGCCTTTTTGTAGGTATAGGTTTGGTAACCGCTCAGATCACGAAAGTAACAGGTACTGTTATTTCGGAAGAGGACGGATTACCCGTAGTTGGCGCCTCTATTTTAGTAAAAGGTACCACTGTAGGTACAGTTACTGACATGGATGGTAAATTTACATTATCAAATGTTCCAAGTTCTGCAAAGACTTTGGTGGTTTCCTTTATCGGAATGGCTACACAAGAAGTGGCTATAAGACAGACTGTTAATATCACTTTGAAATCTGATACAGAGATGCTTGACGATGTGGTGGTTGTAGCTTATGGTACTGCGAAAAAGTCGTCTTTTACAGGTTCTGCGACTGCTGTTAGTGGAGAAAAAATAGCAAAAATGCAGGTTTCTTCAGTTTCTAAAGCCTTGGAAGGTGCAGCAGCAGGTGTACAAGTAATCAACACCAGTGGGCAGCCTGGAGAAAATGCTAAAATAAGAATCCGTGGTATTGGCTCTTTTAGTGCATCGTCGGCTCCTTTATACGTAGTTGATGGTATGCCTTATGATGAAGAGTCTGTTAATGCATTGAATCCTGCCGACATTGAAAGCATGTCTATATTAAAAGATGCTGCATCTGCATCTCTTTATGGTTCACGTGCGGCAAATGGTGTTGTGATGATCACTACCAAAAAAGGTATGGTAGATAAATCCAAAGTAACTCTTGATGCACGCTGGGGAGTAAATACTCGTGGTGTTCCAGAATATGATATCATGAAAGATCAAAGAGAATACGTACTAACAGCTTGGAATACTTTGAAAAATCAATCTACAGGTGCAGAAGCTTCCGAAGGATTAATAGGTAGCATTGGGTACAATCCATTCATCGGTGTAGCTAATAATGCCATGGTTTCAGCAGATGGTGTAGTTAGTTCTGCGGCTCTCCGCCATAATGACGATTGGGCTGATGCCGCATTACATAATGGTATGCGTCAGGAATATAATTTGAGTCTGCAAGGTGGTAACGCTAAGACAACTCATTTTTTATCATTGGGATATTTGAAAGATGAAGGAATTTTAAGGCATACTGACTTCGAACGTATTTCAGCACGTGCCAATATTAATCATACTGTAAATAAGTTTATTGACATCAATGGTAATTTGGCTTACGCAAGAGCGGAAAAAAATGCAGGCCAGTCACAAAATGCTAGTTTGTCTAATTACTCTAATGCCTTTATGTTCACTCAGCAAATCGCTCCTATTTATCCTGTATATGCGTATGACGAAAACGGAAATCGCATATATGACGAAGAAGGCAACACTGTTTATGATTTTGGTGATGGTACATATAGTACACGTATGGGCGGTTTCAGTAATCAAAATGTTGCAGCTAACTCTGGGTTGGATGTGCATCAGACTTTGAATGACAATTTTAATGGCCGTGGTACTATCAACATTAATATTATTGATGGTTTAAAAGCGACTGCTAACATTGGTTATGATTTAATGAATCAAATCCGTACAGACCATATGAATCAGTTATATGGGGATGCTGCTAATGTGAATGGTCGTACTTATAAATATAATCAACGTATTGAATCGTTTACAGCAAATCAACTTTTAACTTATAGTAAAGCATTTGGCCATCATAATATTGACATAATGGCTGGTCACGAATCTTATTCATATACACTGAAATATCAGTATACTCATAAATACAATTTTTATACTATTGGAAATCCTGAGTTCAACAATGCCATAACTATGAGTGATATGAATTCATATACACAAGAACATAGTATGGAAAGTTTCTTTGGTCGTGTAAACTATGATTTTGATAACAAGTATTATCTATCTGCAAGTATTCGTTCAGATGAATCTTCCAAATTCCATCCTGATCACCGGCGTGGTACTTTTTGGTCTGTCGGAGGTTCTTGGAGATTAACACAGGAAGAGTTTTTGAAAGATGTGGAATGGTTGTCTAATCTTAAACTAAAAGCAAGTTATGGAACACAAGGTAATGATGGAATTCTTGATATAAATGGTTATGTAGTCTATCAACCATATTTGAAGCAATATTCTGTAACCAATAATAACGGAGATTTCTCTGTAGTCGAAACTTATCGTGGAAATAAAGATTTGACTTGGGAAAAAAGCAAAAATTTAAATATCGGTTTGGAAGCTGCTTTTCTTAATAACCGTTTGAAACTAGAAACTGAATATTTCTTGAAGAAGACTTCGGATATGTTGTACAATATGCCTTATCCCATTTCTTCTGGAATTTCTTACGTTCCAATGAACCTGTTGGATATGCAGAATAAGGGGATTGAATTTACCATTTCTGCCACCCCAATTCAAACAAAAGATTTTATATGGAATTTATCTTTTAACGGTACACACTATAGCAATAAGATTTTGAATCTTCCAGAAGACAAAAGAGAGAATGGAATTATTCATGGTACCGCTTCTTTGTTCCGCTTAATGGAAGGAGGGTCTATTTATGATCTTTATACGTATGAATATGCAGGTGTTAATCCAGAGACAGGAGCGGCACAATGGTATATGGATGAGAAAGATGCTAATGGCAAGGTGACCGGAAGGACCGTAACCGAAGACTATACTCAGGCAAGCAAATATGAATTAGGTTCTACTTTGCCCGATTTCCAAGGAGGTTTTTCAACTGATTTTGCATACAAAGGAATCGATCTTTCTATAGCTACAAACTTTCAAATTGGTGGAAAGATATATGACAGCATGTATTCTTCTTTCATGCATGCGGGAAGCAATATTGGCAGCAACTGGCATAAGGATATCTTGAATGCTTGGACTCCGGAAAACAAAAATACAAATGTGCCTATAATGGATGGTGCGCAAAATAGTAATAGCCAATCCTCACGTTTCTTGATAAATGCATCATTCTTTAACATCCGTAACATTTCATTAGGATATACTTTCCCGAAAGAATGGATGAAAGCAATATCAGCAAGCAGTGCACGTATTTACGTATCTGCCGATAATGTAGCTTTATTCTCTAAACGTAAAGGTATGGACCCCCGCCAATATGCTTATGGATATTCGGCTGCCAATTATTCTGCGATTCGTACTTTATCATTCGGCATTAATTTGAACTTTTAA
- a CDS encoding site-specific integrase codes for MRKISYRFVYNRKKSLNDRGTALVQVEAYLNKKKVYFSTHVYLRPEQWDVKRKIIKEHPNQDALNGMLNEFIIELEKKELSLWRQGKTITLSLIKEEFKSNTDASFLGFARKEIMSSQLKDSTKRNHLTTISLLQSFKPTIEFEDLTYNFVTDFEKFLYDSDYQTNTVAKHMKHLKSFVNAAINKGYIDPNNYAFRRYKIKMKEGKHVFLLPEEMKKLEEVSLIGRNSCLEHTLDAFLFCCYTGLRYSDFVSLNEKNIVKMDGKLWLIFDSVKTGAEVKLPLSLLFEGKALTLLQKYQGKWSSFFSIKNNSSVNKELIRIGKLARINKHFSFHSARHTNATLLIYKGANITTVQKLLGHKNLATTQIYGEVMGSTIVRDLKKCQKR; via the coding sequence ATGAGGAAAATCAGTTATCGTTTCGTTTACAATCGAAAAAAAAGTTTAAATGACAGAGGAACTGCTTTAGTTCAAGTTGAAGCTTACTTGAATAAAAAGAAAGTGTATTTTTCTACGCATGTTTATTTACGGCCAGAACAATGGGATGTAAAAAGAAAGATTATTAAAGAGCATCCTAATCAAGATGCACTGAATGGCATGCTTAATGAATTTATTATAGAATTAGAAAAGAAAGAATTAAGTTTGTGGAGGCAAGGAAAGACAATAACCTTAAGCCTCATAAAAGAAGAGTTCAAATCGAACACAGATGCTTCATTTTTAGGGTTTGCACGTAAAGAAATAATGTCTTCTCAGCTAAAAGACAGCACAAAGCGTAACCATTTAACGACAATATCCCTTTTACAATCGTTCAAACCGACAATTGAGTTTGAAGACTTAACCTATAATTTCGTTACAGATTTTGAAAAATTTCTTTATGATTCCGACTATCAAACAAATACAGTAGCTAAACACATGAAGCATTTGAAATCTTTTGTTAATGCTGCAATTAATAAAGGATACATCGATCCTAATAACTATGCTTTCAGAAGATATAAAATTAAAATGAAAGAAGGAAAGCATGTTTTTTTATTACCGGAAGAAATGAAAAAATTAGAAGAAGTGTCTTTGATAGGAAGAAATAGTTGTTTGGAACATACTCTTGATGCATTTTTATTTTGCTGCTATACGGGATTGCGTTATTCTGATTTTGTAAGCTTAAATGAGAAAAATATCGTAAAAATGGATGGAAAATTATGGCTAATCTTTGACTCTGTCAAAACTGGTGCAGAAGTGAAATTGCCTTTAAGTTTATTGTTTGAAGGTAAAGCTTTAACTTTGTTACAAAAATACCAAGGAAAATGGAGTTCTTTTTTTTCAATAAAAAATAATTCAAGCGTAAATAAAGAATTGATACGAATTGGTAAATTGGCTAGAATAAACAAACACTTTTCATTCCACTCTGCAAGGCATACCAATGCTACTTTATTGATATATAAAGGTGCTAATATAACAACTGTACAAAAATTGTTAGGACATAAAAATCTTGCTACAACACAAATTTATGGAGAAGTAATGGGAAGTACAATCGTACGAGATCTAAAAAAATGTCAAAAAAGGTAG